The genomic interval TGGAGGTGATGGTGAAGTCGCCCGTCGTCCGGATGACCGTGCCACTCGCCACGATGAGGGTCGAGGAGATGGTCAAGTTGGAGAACTGCAGGGTCTGCCGCCCCTGTGAAACGAGGGCGTTGTAGCCAGAGAGCGTCGTCAGGTCGGTCATGCTCCCGACGGTCCACGACCCCGAAGAGCCATCGCCGTAGATGCCCGTCGCACCCGTGGCGCCCGTCGCACCCGTGGCGCCCGTCGGCCCCTGCGAGCCGCTGCACACGTAGCGCGTCAGCGCTGGGGTCACCTCCTCGGTGTCCAGCGTGCTGTTGCCATTGGCGTCCAGACCGAACTGGAGTCGCACGCCCCCGGTGGGGCAGTTGACGCCCGCGGACTCCACGGCCGTCGCCGACAGCGAATGCAGCCCCGCCGCGCCCACGGGCCCCGTATCGCCGCGCGGGCCCTGTGCCCCCGGAGCGCCCTGCTCCCCTTGGACGCCTTGCAGTCCTTGGGTTCCCTGCGGCCCCTGTGGGCCATTGCAGACGTAGCTGGTGGTTTCCACCTCGCCCTCGGCCAGCGCTCCGTCACCGTCGTCATCCACACCGGCCTCGAGCTTCACGCCTCCCATGGCGCAGTGGGCGCCCACGGCCTCCGGCGTGGTGCGAGCCACGGCGCTCTTTCCCGCCGCGCCCTGAGGCCCACCGGCGGCGCCCGCCGGGCCTTGCGGGCCCACGGGGCCTGTGTCCCCCTTGGGCCCTTGCTGCCCCTGAGGCCCTTGGGCCCCCTGCGTCCCTTCCTGACATCCCGACAGCACCAGGAGGGTCGTCATCGGTAGAGCGCGAAGCAGTCCCCGCCCCCACAGGGGATATCGCCAGTTCACTTGAGCCATGGTGTTCCTCCTCCTCGCGACAACTCGGGGTGCCGTCCGAGAGCAAACGACGAGCCAGGATGTCTCAATCAGGTAGGACACATCAAACCGGACAGGTGTCCCCTCTGGTGCGCTCCCCTCCCTCCGTGTGAAGACAACCGGGCGCGTCCCTCCTGAACGAACCAGCGTCTACGCGGAACGCAGGCCCCTCGCTGAGACGCGGCGCATCCAGGGCCGCGCGAGGCCTCCGGGCTTGCGAGTGCGGGCCGACGAGTTGTCGAGACCTCTCCCCATCCTGGGCACCCTTCGGGAGGCCCTATCGGTCCGCGCCCATCGACGGAACGAGGGGCCCCGCCAACCGGCTTCAGGGAAGTCCGGTGAGGCGCAAGCCCGCGTTCTAGCGCGTCGCATCGCCTGATGGATGGGCTGCGTTGACGTAGCCATCGGGTTCCTGGGTGCCAACAGGGGAGACAAGGGGCACACCCACTGGGGGCCGGCCTCGTCTCGGTCCGAGGGATGCTCCGATTCCATCCCTCGCAAGAACGGCATGGCCCTGGAGCAATCGACGTTCTTCTCCCCGAGCCTGGAGAACGAGTTCCTCCGCTTCAGCGGACGCGATGCGGGCATGGAGGCTGGCCGCCAGGGACACGGTGCGGTAAGCATCGCAGCTCATCAACACGCGCGGGGCGGGGCCTGTTGGCACTGGCGCATGACGCGGTGAGGGATGGGCCATGTCTTTGAATGCGTACGAGCTCTCTGCTGGGCTGTTCATCCGAGGACTGAGCAACTTGAAGGCGCAGCTGACGAAGGCGGAAGCGCATGCCGCCGCCAGCGGCAGCGGTGAAGCGGCGCTCCTGGACGCGCGCCTCTCCGACGGAGGGCACATGCAAGGCATTGGGGGTGATTCACCAGCGGACCTGCATATGTACACGCTCGCTGCCCAGGTCCACTGGGCAGCGGAGGGAGCCCGGTTGGCGATCTCCCAGTTGCTGGGGGCACCACGAGTGCCGGCCGCGAACGATGCCAAGAGCTTCGCGGAGCTGCACCAGCGGCTCGATGCGACGATGACCTCTCTCCGAGAGTTCGTGCCAGGCGACCTCGAAGCCGGCCTCGACCGGGAGATTGTGATTGAGCACCGCCGGGGCTCGATGCGCGCCAGTGGCCGCCAGTTCCTGGTCGCATTCGCGATTCCCCACTTCTACTACCACGTGACCGCCGCCTACGGCATCCTGCGCAACCAAGGCGTGCGACTCACCATGGGCGACTTCCTGGGTAACTGGGGAGCGAGTTGACCCCATGCTGCGTGGGCCGTGAAAGTGGACGGTCAGTAGGGGCTCGCGGTGGGACGGATGATGATTTCGCTGATGTCGACGTCCGCGGGCTGGCTGATGGCGTAGCTGATGGAGCGAGCGACGGCCTCCGCGGGGATGGCGACCTTGCGGAACTCACGCATGACCTCGCGGGCGTTCGTGTCACTGATGCTCTCCGCCAGCTCCGACGTCGTGACGCCTGGGGAGATGACCGTCACGCGGATGTCCGCGCCCACCTCCTGGCGGAGCCCCTCGGAGATGGCCAGCACGGCGAACTTGGTGGCGCAGTAGACGGCCGCCGTCGGACTCACCGCGTGGCCACCAATGGAAGACAGGTTGATGAACTGGCCTGACCTCTGCCGCTTCATCACCGGCAGCGCCGCCGCGATGCCGTGCAGCACGCCCCGGATGTTCACGTCGAGCATCCGGTTCCACTCGTCCACCTTAAGCATCTCGAGGAGGGACAGCGGCATCACGCCTGCGTTGTTGATGAGGACATCCAACCGTCCGAACTCCTCCAGCGTGAAGTTCACGAAGCCCTCCACATCCTCACGCTTCGTCACGTCCACGGCGCGTGCTCGCGCCTCGCCGCCGCTGGCTTTCAATTGCTGGGCAAGCACCTCCAACCGCTCCGCCCGGCGAGCGCCCAGCACCACCTTCGCGCCCTGCTGGGCAAGCAATCGAGCCGTCGCCTCGCCGATGCCACTGCTCGCTCCGGTGATGGCCACCACCTTGCCCTGGATGTTCGTCGTCATGTGCATGTCCTCGTGGGATTGCCCCGGTCACCGGGAACATGCGCACCCTCTCAAGAGCGGGCGTGGAGGCGTTATCCGGATGCTCGCAAGCTCTTGCCTATTCCTCCACGAGCGCTCCGCGCCCCTTGGCACTATGACTGTCCCCATGAAGCCCGTCCGCGCCCCAACCACGACCGCAAGCCCTGACCTGGGCGCGCTGGCAGCACTCATGAAGCGCCATGTGCCCACGGACGGCATCCACGCCACGGCCATCCCTCAGCTGGTCCTCATTCGCGCGTCGGAGCCCACCACGCCGCTGCATGCGCTGCACGCCCCCGCGCTGTGCATCGTCGCGCAGGGCCGCAAGCAGGTGCTGCTCGCGAACGAGCTGTATGTCTATGGAACGGCGCAGTGCCTGGTCGCGTCCGTGGACCTTCCCGTCACGGGGCAGATCGTGGAGGCGTCTTCCTCCCGGCCCTATCTCTGCTTCCGTCTGGACCTGGAGCCCGGACAGTTGGGGGACATGATGATGGAGGCGGCGCTGGACGTCTCCCCCACCAAGGGGCTCGCCCGAGGTCTTGCATTGGGCCCCGTGGGGGCTCCGCTGCTGGATGCGGCGACGCGGCTCGTCCGGTTGTTGGACACGCCGCGCGACATCCCGGTGCTGGCGCCGCTCTTCATCCGCGAAATCCTCTACCGCCTGCTGGCCGACGACCACACCGCGAAGCTGCGGCGCATCGCCATGGCGGACGCCCGGCTTCACTCCGTCACCCGTGCCATCCATTGGCTCAAGGAGCACTACGCCGCGCCGATGCGCATCGAGCAACTGGCGCGCACGGTCCACATGAGCCCGTCCGCGCTCCATGCCCACTTCAAATCCGTCACATCGATGAGCCCGTTGCAGTACCAGAAGCAGCTGCGGCTCCAGGAGGCCCGCCGCCTGATGCTCGCCCATCCCATGGACGCGGCGATGGCGGGACACTCCGTGGGCTATGAGAGCCCCTCCCAATTCAGCCGCGAGTACAGCCGGATGTTCGGTGCGCCGCCGTCCCGCGACATCGCACGGCTCCGG from Myxococcus stipitatus carries:
- a CDS encoding collagen-like protein, which gives rise to MAQVNWRYPLWGRGLLRALPMTTLLVLSGCQEGTQGAQGPQGQQGPKGDTGPVGPQGPAGAAGGPQGAAGKSAVARTTPEAVGAHCAMGGVKLEAGVDDDGDGALAEGEVETTSYVCNGPQGPQGTQGLQGVQGEQGAPGAQGPRGDTGPVGAAGLHSLSATAVESAGVNCPTGGVRLQFGLDANGNSTLDTEEVTPALTRYVCSGSQGPTGATGATGATGATGIYGDGSSGSWTVGSMTDLTTLSGYNALVSQGRQTLQFSNLTISSTLIVASGTVIRTTGDFTITSTGTIIVDQSASDTGVGPAESGVARSPASEPAGGLGLQPHQAAQLLRPGLKGGGSGAKALPAVGGDGGGTLVILAQGTVRIQSGGSIHANGDSGTSALDGANVPGGGGGGGGIVTIVGKTAINIGGIVYAVGGNGGAGDNTGNPSAGKGGGGGGGGGIISLLSSAPITMTGTPNVNGGSAGTTEGPTGGNPNTNPGGGGGASGGNGGSGGATGAPSSAGTVGYVFQTVTPLPENLFL
- a CDS encoding DUF1993 domain-containing protein, giving the protein MSLNAYELSAGLFIRGLSNLKAQLTKAEAHAAASGSGEAALLDARLSDGGHMQGIGGDSPADLHMYTLAAQVHWAAEGARLAISQLLGAPRVPAANDAKSFAELHQRLDATMTSLREFVPGDLEAGLDREIVIEHRRGSMRASGRQFLVAFAIPHFYYHVTAAYGILRNQGVRLTMGDFLGNWGAS
- a CDS encoding SDR family oxidoreductase, encoding MTTNIQGKVVAITGASSGIGEATARLLAQQGAKVVLGARRAERLEVLAQQLKASGGEARARAVDVTKREDVEGFVNFTLEEFGRLDVLINNAGVMPLSLLEMLKVDEWNRMLDVNIRGVLHGIAAALPVMKRQRSGQFINLSSIGGHAVSPTAAVYCATKFAVLAISEGLRQEVGADIRVTVISPGVTTSELAESISDTNAREVMREFRKVAIPAEAVARSISYAISQPADVDISEIIIRPTASPY
- a CDS encoding AraC family transcriptional regulator, producing MKRHVPTDGIHATAIPQLVLIRASEPTTPLHALHAPALCIVAQGRKQVLLANELYVYGTAQCLVASVDLPVTGQIVEASSSRPYLCFRLDLEPGQLGDMMMEAALDVSPTKGLARGLALGPVGAPLLDAATRLVRLLDTPRDIPVLAPLFIREILYRLLADDHTAKLRRIAMADARLHSVTRAIHWLKEHYAAPMRIEQLARTVHMSPSALHAHFKSVTSMSPLQYQKQLRLQEARRLMLAHPMDAAMAGHSVGYESPSQFSREYSRMFGAPPSRDIARLRESLGAVP